Sequence from the Ereboglobus luteus genome:
GGTTTCGCGGAGCCGCCACACGTCGCGTTCCTGAATGTGGCGGCGATCTTCGCGGAGGTGGACGGTGATGCCGTCGGCGCCGGCGCGCTCCGCGAGAACGGCGAGCGTGACGGGATCGGGCTCGACGTTTCGGCCGACGGTGGACGCGGCTTGTTTGTAACGGGCCTGGCGGAGCGTGGCGCAATGGTCGATGTTGACACCAAGGAGAATCATGCGAGCGAGCGTGGCAGCATTGGGGCTGGCAGGAAAACACTAAAGTGCGTTTGTCCCGATGGCGCGCCGGCGCCTTGTTTCCATTTTTTCCTTTCTGAACGGCGGCGTTTGCATAAGCAAGTGGGCGCATGTCCACACCAGATGAGAGCCAGCCCGTCGTTCCCGCAGCCGCATCGCCCGCGTCCGGGGCGTCCGCCAAACCCGCGCCGAAAAAGGAAAACATGCTGCTTAACCTCATCTGCAACATCGCGCTTCCGACGTTGATTTTGATGAAGTTCAGCTCGGACAAATGGCTCGGCCCTCTGTGGGGGCTGCTCGTGGCGCTGGCGTTTCCGGTTTGCTACGGCGCGTGGGACATGGCGACGCGCAAGCATGCCAACATGATTTCGGTCGTGGGGTTTTGCGGCGTGCTGCTCGGCGGCGGACTCGGGTTACTGAAGGTGAGCGGCTTCTGGTTTGCCGTGAAGGAGGCGCTCGTGCCGTCGATCATTGGCATCGCGGTGCTCGTCTCGGCGCGCCTGAAAAAACCGCTTGTGCGCGCGCTCATCTACAACGACCAACTCATCGACACGGCGCGCGTGAAGGCGGCGCTTGAGGAGCGCGGCACGCACAGCGCCTTCGAAAAATTGCTCGCGGGCGCAAACAAGTGGCTCGCGCTGACGTTTTTCGTGAGCGCGGTGCTGAACTTTTTTCTCGCCCGCCGACTGATCACGGCGACACCGCGCACGGAGGAATTTAACTCGCAACTCGGCCAGATGCAGCTCTGGAGCTGGCCTGTGATCGTGCTCCCGAGCATGGTCATGCTGATGGTGATTTTGTGGAAACTGCTTGGCGGTCTGCAACGACTCACCGGCCTGGAGCAGGACGCGATTTTCCGCGGCGGAGAGAAGAAAGCTCCGCCATCATAGTCCGCCCTAGCCGGACGGTTTTTCTTCGGAATCGATTTTCGCGCCCTCTCTCCGAAGCAACGGGCAATAGATCAGCCCAATCGCAAAGCCGACCAGCAGGCCTGCGATATGCCCCGCATTGTCGATGCCAGATCTGGTAAAGCCGAACAGTAGATTGAGACCGACAAATACAAATATGCTCACTAGGACTGCCGTCCCCAATTCATGAACGACGGTTTTCGTGAGTCTCAACGCGAGGAACAAGCCATACATACCGAAAATCGCGCCTGACGCCCCTACGCTGACTATGTCTTCGTTCCACCAATTACTCGCGCAACCCGCAAGAATGCCGGATAGCAAATACGCAATCCAAAATCTCGCCCCTCCAAGCATGGGGCCCAGAAATAAACCAATGAATATCAATCCATACATATTACCGAACAGGTGTATGAAGCCGCCGTGCAAAAACATGCTTGTCAGTAACCGCCATCCTTCGCCCTCCGCTACCAGTGGACGGAAGTTTGCGCCCCACGCCAGCAGATCGCACGCATTGAATGACAAGAACCCGAGTCCGCAGGCAACCATCGCCGCAAACAACAAAATGTTTATATATAATATGATCAACGTGGCAGGGTAGTTTTTACTCGGCCTGACAACAGAGACAGCATTTCTCAAAAAAGAGTCACGATCCTTTGTATAAGATCTATAACGTATCTGTGTCATAGCGTCCTTTCCCATCTTTGGGAATAGAAGCATTATAAACCAAATACCGGAGCCTATCGAAAAGGAGTAGAATATCCATCTGAACGACGACGCTCCTCTTTCGATAAAGGGCGTTTCCCTGGGTATGAGCACGATGTTGTTTTTGCCTTTGAATCTCGGGCTTTTTTTTAGTGCATTCTGAAATCCGTCAGCCGCGGGCGTGTAGCCGGGACGTTCGAGATACTCAAATTGGGCCAGATTTCGGGCGAGAATCTTTTCATGGCAATCCTTCGCAAAAGCGCGGTATGCCTCGTCCTTTTTTACATTAGACCACCTGTTATCTATTGCCTTGCTGTATTCAATGCCCAGCCAGGCAGGGCTGGTTTCCCTCCGCAGTGCGCTGGCAGGGTCTTCCAGAATCGGGAAAACAAAATACAGGTGCATAGTGAAACGCTCGTTGTTCTTGCCACCCGTATCAAACACCGTATGGCGCCCTATGTCGGCTCTGCCTATATGAATTTTTTTTAAAATATAAAATTTCGTTTTTTCTACCGTGCTAATTTCATGAATGCTTTCAAGCTCGATAAGCTCTCCCGCCGACTTGTATAACCAATTCTGGGCGACAATCGTTGGCGTAGAGATTGCAATAACGGCGGCACCCCAGTATGCAAACACGGCATTTTCAGAAAGTTTCAGTAATTTAATGCGTGGCACCAACCAATACCAAACGGGAAGAAACGGGAAAAAACACGGCAGCCAAAATGTGAGCACCTCCTCATGAACCGGCAGAATATCGAGTTTGATAAAAAGAAGCCAGTCGAGAAATGTATATATAGAGATGAACCCCTGCGCTATTACAAAAAAAGGCAAATAAATATGGCGCAGTTTGACGACAAGGGCTCTCATTTCAAAATAACAAATAACGTCATATCATCAGGTTTTTGCGTAAAGGCTACATTCTACTATTGTTTCCCAGGCTTGCGTCTCCGAGCCAATTGTAATGCCGCGCACGAAAACGGCGGGTCATGAATTTGCGCGCAGAACGGTTCATATACGAGTATGGGACGTTAATGAACGGCAAACTATGCTCTGCCGTTCGTGCGCGAGACGCAGATCGCTCAGATTGGAACTGGTCAACAGGCGGCATGCTAAAACTGTGCCTAGCGGAGTGGGTTCGCGCAAGAAAAAGCCTGAGACTAATCATCCCCGCGAAACAAGCCCGCCATCTTGCGCAGGCGCGCGCGGTTTGTGCCGCTGCGGTGCGCGCGGATTCTTGGCAGCGACCAGTTGAAACGCACCGCGATCACGCGCAGTGCCACGATGAACACGATGCACGCCACCGCCTGCCAGTGCCACGTGAGCCGGTCGGACGCCAGCGCGCGCAGAAGAAAATAAAACGCGCCGCCCGCGATCGACACCGACGCGTAGAGTTCTTTTTGAAACAGCATCGGACGCTCGCCCGAAAGCACGTCGCGGATCACGCCGCCGCCCGCGCCCGTGATCGTGCCGAGCAGCACGCACACGAGCGGTGAAAGCCCGTGGTCGATTCCCTTTTGCATGCCCACGAGCGTGAACACGCCCAGCCCCGCGCCGTCGAAAACGATGTTCCACCAGCCGAGCTTGTGGATGTATCCAAGAAACAAGGACGACACGATGATCGCCACCAACACCGTGATGATCGTCGCATAGTCGGACATCCACGAAACCGGCCCGACGCCCAGCATCATGTCGCGCAGTGTGCCGCCGCCGATCGCCGTCGCGAAGCCGAGCACCGCGATGCCGAACAAGTCGTAATCCTTGCTGATGGCGACCGACACGCCCGACACCGCAAACATGAACGTGCCAATGATATTGAGAACGACAAAAAACAGATGGTCCATTTGCGAGAAAATCGGCGACGCTGTCCGATGGACCGCGTCTGTGCAAGCGCGCTTGAATCCAATATTTCAAACTACCCCAACGATGGACGGTTGTCAGAAAAAGCGCACCGACTCCGCTATCACGAACGTCGTTTGTTATTTGCGGACCGGACAGAGTCGGTCCTATCAGCGCCCGCAGTTCTCCAGCGTATTCACAGGTGTGATAAAAAAGCGTGACCGAAAAGGGTGGGGCGCGCTCGCCGAGCGCGCCGAGAATTGCGAGGGACGAACGCGGCGGTTGGCAGAATTGCGCTTTCGCTCAAAACG
This genomic interval carries:
- a CDS encoding rhomboid family intramembrane serine protease, which produces MRALVVKLRHIYLPFFVIAQGFISIYTFLDWLLFIKLDILPVHEEVLTFWLPCFFPFLPVWYWLVPRIKLLKLSENAVFAYWGAAVIAISTPTIVAQNWLYKSAGELIELESIHEISTVEKTKFYILKKIHIGRADIGRHTVFDTGGKNNERFTMHLYFVFPILEDPASALRRETSPAWLGIEYSKAIDNRWSNVKKDEAYRAFAKDCHEKILARNLAQFEYLERPGYTPAADGFQNALKKSPRFKGKNNIVLIPRETPFIERGASSFRWIFYSFSIGSGIWFIMLLFPKMGKDAMTQIRYRSYTKDRDSFLRNAVSVVRPSKNYPATLIILYINILLFAAMVACGLGFLSFNACDLLAWGANFRPLVAEGEGWRLLTSMFLHGGFIHLFGNMYGLIFIGLFLGPMLGGARFWIAYLLSGILAGCASNWWNEDIVSVGASGAIFGMYGLFLALRLTKTVVHELGTAVLVSIFVFVGLNLLFGFTRSGIDNAGHIAGLLVGFAIGLIYCPLLRREGAKIDSEEKPSG
- a CDS encoding VC0807 family protein — protein: MSTPDESQPVVPAAASPASGASAKPAPKKENMLLNLICNIALPTLILMKFSSDKWLGPLWGLLVALAFPVCYGAWDMATRKHANMISVVGFCGVLLGGGLGLLKVSGFWFAVKEALVPSIIGIAVLVSARLKKPLVRALIYNDQLIDTARVKAALEERGTHSAFEKLLAGANKWLALTFFVSAVLNFFLARRLITATPRTEEFNSQLGQMQLWSWPVIVLPSMVMLMVILWKLLGGLQRLTGLEQDAIFRGGEKKAPPS
- a CDS encoding trimeric intracellular cation channel family protein codes for the protein MDHLFFVVLNIIGTFMFAVSGVSVAISKDYDLFGIAVLGFATAIGGGTLRDMMLGVGPVSWMSDYATIITVLVAIIVSSLFLGYIHKLGWWNIVFDGAGLGVFTLVGMQKGIDHGLSPLVCVLLGTITGAGGGVIRDVLSGERPMLFQKELYASVSIAGGAFYFLLRALASDRLTWHWQAVACIVFIVALRVIAVRFNWSLPRIRAHRSGTNRARLRKMAGLFRGDD